The following coding sequences lie in one Palaemon carinicauda isolate YSFRI2023 chromosome 7, ASM3689809v2, whole genome shotgun sequence genomic window:
- the LOC137643637 gene encoding uncharacterized protein: protein MFPHSPTTMADLPVIPIDLESFAIRTYPTPFVHIERWSKVWACFPVTYSYPKRGWTFSPFLSFWVFCGIGLNVPCFYDCMKASVSGDNSLTLYVMILIVVVMSITAVCMHVLTLIYYKEWIKFLDGWMKFERKFPIFTTGVRSPKLAIPLFIGFVICVSFFVFNIFNELRFNLINNDGIWRMLSLVYVYVIYSYTLSMPVLWVVMASKVFVLCFTHIKTELQSILECAKFGQTQTSPVQKCIADGDINRLQEAVLELRSNILSFKRLMGPFMLVLMPHHIISLICFLYWTMVSALDYTDWYFPVSFGLLSLQAIAPIFCGAIYSEDVHLKKNALIEPLILLKGTMKDEARKSKMATLIDHISRMDAQIEGRGFFTLNKGMATTVVNTVVTYLVVLIQFYGSGDG, encoded by the exons ATGTTTCCTCACAGCCCAACTACAATGGCTGACCTTCCAGTCATTCCAATTGACCTAGAAAGCTTCGCAATCCGGACTTACCCTACGCCATTCGTTCACATAGAACGCTGGAGTAAAGTGTGGGCGTGTTTTCCTGTAACATATAGTTATCCTAAACGTGGTTGGACATTTTCCCCTTTCTTGTCCTTCTGGGTATTTTGCGGAATCGGCTTGAATGTGCCCTGTTTCTACGACTGCATGAAGGCATCAGTGAGCGGCGACAACAGCCTCACTTTGTATGTTATGATCCTGATTGTGGTAGTGATGAGTATCACCGCCGTTTGCATGCATGTCTTGACCCTCATCTATTACAAGGAATGGATCAAGTTCCTCGACGGTTGGATGAAGTTCGAGAGAAAGTTCCCGATATTTACCACCGGGGTACGCTCTCCTAAACTCGCCATTCCACTCTTTATTGGATTTGTCATATGCGTGAGTTTCTTTGTGTTCAATATATTCAACGAACTACGTTTCAACTTGATCAACAACGATGGTATATGGCGTATGCTTTCGTTAGTGTACGTGTACGTTATTTACAGCTACACCTTATCCATGCCCGTACTTTGGGTGGTCATGGCTTCTAAAGTGTTCGTACTTTGTTTCACCCACATTAAAACTGAGCTGCAAAGCATTCTCGAGTGTGCGAAATTCGGTCAAACGCAGACTTCGCCAGTTCAAAAGTGCATCGCAGACGGTGACATTAATCGTTTGCAGGAAGCTGTGTTAGAGTTACGAAGTAACATTCTGTCCTTTAAGAGGTTGATGGGGCCTTTCATGTTAGTCCTAATGCCCCACCACATCATCTCCCTCATCTGCTTCCTTTACTGGACGATGGTGTCGGCTCTCGATTACACAGACTGGTACTTTCCCGTGAGCTTTGGACTCCTGTCTCTTCAAGCCATTGCACCGATATTCTGCGGTGCCATTTACAGCGAAGATGTTCATCTCAAG AAAAATGCCCTTATTGAGCCCCTCATACTTCTAAAGGGAACCATGAAGGATGAAGCACGAAAAAGCAAG ATGGCGACACTTATCGACCACATTAGCAGAATGGATGCTCAAATTGAAGGAAGGGGGTTCTTCACACTCAATAAGGGCATGGCTACTACG GTTGTGAACACAGTGGTCACCTACCTGGTGGTGTTGATACAGTTCTATGGAAGTGGCGATGGTTGA